CGCCATCCTCGTGCTTGATGAGGATGGCGGCGATGAGAAGGATCGGGGAGGCCAGGATGAGAAGGAGGAAGGAGCCGATGATGTCGAAACCTCGTTTGAACCAGCCGCCGGCCCTCTCAGCTCGTGGCTTCTCGATGTGCACCAGTGGCATGCCGGCAACCGGGCGGATCATCATGCGCTGCGAGGAGATGTCACTCAACGCGGGGACGACGATGAGTTCGGTGCCCAGGCCCTCCAGGGCGCGTGCCAATCGGTTGAACTGGTAGGCCCGTGAGAACGACCCCTCGGCAAAGATCACGGCTGAGGCCTTGGTGTGCTGGGCGACAGCCACGACATCTGTCGGCTCCCCAAGTACCGGGACGCTCACGACCTGGCAACTCTCTTGGCCGCGCGTCAGGACGCCGATGACGTCATATCCGAGCCATCGCTCGCGTTGCAGGATCTTGGCCAGATCATCGATGTGAGCGCAGTCGCCAGCAATGATGACGTTGCGACGGAACTTCCCGCGACGCCTCTCGTGGTGCAACCAGCGCCGCATGGCAAAGCGTTCCACGAGGAGGGCCGGAATCCCGAAGAGAAAGAGCAGGGAGTAAAAACCGCGTGAAAGCGGGTACATGAACAGGTACGCCAACACCCCGAGCGAGGCTCCGGTGATGGCTGATCCGTCCAGGACAGCGCGGTACTGGGACATGCCGGCATCGAGGTACTTGCTGCTGTAGGCGCCTCTGGCTCCCATGATTGCCAGCCATGCGGCCGCGATGATTCCAGCAAGGGGGATGACGTTGCTCTCGACGTCACTGGCTGCGCGAAACACCGTCATCGATGTCCTGGCCCGTACCGCGATGACGAGGACCAAGCCGATGACGATGATGTCAGCGACGATGATGCGCGTGCGGTATTGGCGAAGATGATGCTGGGGGCGGCTTCGTGGGGGAGTCCCTCGGCGCTTCATGGCCGTTGTCGGGGGAGTTGACTCGGTCATGACGTCGATCACGGACGGGTCACTCCTCTCATTTGGGGGCATGAGGGTCTGGGCTCGAACTGCGTATGGGCCTGACGGCGGTACTCGACCCAACTCCAAGGAATCATATCGCGAACCGTGGTAGCTCATCCTCCTGAATCATGCCACAACGACGACGCAGCCAGGACATGTCAGGGTGACCGAATCTCCCATGATCTCCTGATGGCCTCTCACCAATGTTGACGATGGATTCGAGGGCAGGTCTGAAACGGTCACGGGATCATCACCTCGATTGGTGATGACGGTCACCCCAGGGCGCCTCATGACGACGGCATCGGGGGAGAGGACCTCCATCGTCGTGGAGGTCAGGCTGGTGTCCTTGAGGCCTGGCAGGGATGAGCGGATGTCCAACAATCGCTGATACCAATCGAGCATGTCTGCATGATCATGTTCGCTGCGCTCGGCCCAGTTCAGCTTCGCGGACTCGAAGGTGTCGCGCGACTGGGGATCAGGGAACTCCCCTTGCCATCCCATCTTCGCGAACTCTTGACGTCGCCCGGTGGTCACCGTCGGGCCAAGCTCAAGGCCGAGATCGCTGAAGAAGGGGAACGGGGTGGACGCGGCCCATTCCTCACCCATGAAGATCATCGGGGTGAACGGTCCGAGCAGGTACAGGGCCGCGGCCGCCGCCTGGAGATGCGGGTCGGCGCCGTTGTGGCCCAGACGGTCTCCTGTGGCCCGGTTGCCAACCTGATCGTGGTCCTGGATGAAACTGATGAAGGACGCCGCGTCGTAGTGGCTGCTGTGGACGTCAACGGGTGCCCCCCAGTTTTGCCCCCGGAAGGACGACCACCCACCATCGTGGACAAATACTTTCGTAAACGCTTTGACGAGGGTTTCGGCGCTCCCGAAGTCGCAGTAGTAGCCGTGGGTCTCGCCGGTGAAGAAAGCGTGCAGACAGTGGTGGATGTCGTCGTCCCACTGCATCGTCATGCCGCGCGCGCCCTGAGTCGCACCGACGGGAGTGACCATGTCGGCGTTATTGAGATCGGACTCGGCGATGAGGGTCAGGGGACGGGAGACCTCCTGCGACCACTGGGCGACGCTGGTCGACAACTCGGCGAGGATGTGGGTATCGGAGTCATCCACGAGGGCGTGGACGGCGTCCAATCGCAGCCCGTCTACCCCATATTCGACGAGCCACTGATGGGCATTGTCGATGACGAATTGACGCACGGGCTTGTTGTCGTCGCCGTCGAAGTTCACCGCGTCTCCCCAAGGAGTCGCGTGATCGTGGTTGAAGTAGGGGCCAAAACTGGCCAGGTAATTCCCCTCCGGCCCCAGGTGGTTGTAGACGACGTCGAGGATGACCCCGAGCCCCTTGGAATGGGCGGCGTCAATGAAGCGCTGGAAGGCCGCCGGGCCGCCGTAGGTGTTCTGGGTGGCGTAGAGATCAACGCCGTCGTATCCCCAGCCGCGAGTCCCAGGTATTTGGGCGACAGGCATGACCTCGACAGCTTCCACCCCGAGCTCGACGAGGTCGTCAAGGTGGTCGATGGCAGAGGCGAAGGTGCCCTGTTCGGTGAAGGTGCCGATGTGCATCTCGTAGAGCACCCTGCCTTTGAGGTCCATGCCTTGCCACGGTGCTGGTGTGTGAGGTGTGTAGACCTGTGACGGGCCGTGAACTCCCTCGGGCTGGTAGCGGCTGCGCGGATCAGGTAATGGGTCACCGTCGTCCAGCACGAACTGGTAGCGCTGGCCGTCTTCGACGGGTTGGGGGAGGGTCCACCATTCCCCGTCTCGGGTCATGTCGAAAAGCTGTCTGTCGAGAAGGGTCTGGACCTTCGTGGCAGCAGGGGCCCAGACCGTCAACTGGTTGGTCATCGCTTCTCCTCATCCGACCAGCAGCGCAACTGGCATCTCGTCCAGTAGATCAGCGAGTTTGACCATGCCGCCGTCAATCGTCTTTCCGGTGATGGCGTCGGTGAATGACCCCTCGGGCAGCACGATCTGGTGGTCGGCCCAGCCGCCGCGTCCTTCCAATGCCCCGGCCAGGCGGGTGGCGACGGTGATGGCGACCGGGGGATCGTCGTCGATACCGCGTGCGAAGGCGACCGCGTGGCCGGTGGTCGTCGCGACGGGACGGTAGCTCGCATGTTCGCCACGGAAGGCGTCGGCATGGCCACGGCGAACATCCAGAGCTTCATGGACGACGAGCAGCTTCTCGGCGTCAAGTCGATCCTCGTCAGCTACGCCAGCCACGCCGTCAGAGGTCACGGCCTGCAACAGTCGTGCTGACCGGTCATGATCGACGGGGCGACGGTTGTCCGGGTCCACCAAGGACAGATCGACAATCTCACAGCCCTGGTAGGTGTCGGGCACCCCAGGCATCGTCAGTTGCACCAGCGCCCGCCCCAGGATTGCCGCACGCACAGCAGTTCGCGTTGTCTCGGTGAACGTGTCGAGGGCTTCGGACACCGACTCGTCACTGAGACAGAACCTCGCCAGATCCATCAAGGCCGACTCGTAATCCCCATCGGGGTCAGTCCACGTGGTGTGGGACTTGGCTTCTCGAACCGCCTTCGTCAGGTAGGCGACAAGTCGGTCCTCGCTGATGGGGCTGGCCCCAGCGGCCGTACCGGGTAGGCGCCAGGTGCCAGCCAAGGTTTGCCACAGCAAGTTGATCGTCGCGCCATCGAGCAGTTCAGAACGCTGATCGGCGGTGGCCGTCTCCACGGCTGCAACGGTGTGATCCCACTCGTGTGGGAACTCCGTGAGGCAGGCCAGGCGGGCGCGGACGTCAGTCGATCGCTTCGTGTCGTGAGTCGACAGGGTCGTCATCGTCGTCGGATGGGTTTGATTGAGATTGCTCGCAAAATCGTGGAAATCGTCGACGGAAATACCGGCAATCTCAGGGTCGCAGCCCACTTCATTGACTGCGGTGAACCGGGTGTAGCGGTAGAAGGCAGTGTCTTCCTTGGCCTTGGCCATCACCGGGCCGCAGGTTTGAGCGAAACGCACCATGAACTCGTCGCGGCTGGCCTGTACCACCGGATCGGTCGAAGGACCGAGTCGTCCGCACACCATGTCGACGACCAATTCGAGGGTGTCGTGTTCCTCATCCGGTAGCTCCTGACGAGCGAGGTTCGCGGCGTCCTCGATGACCTTGACCTCACCAGGCCCAGGAGCACGACCAGGCTCGAGGTAAGCGCGGTAACGACTCATCGCGATGAGAAGCTCGGTGATGACTCTCGTCACCTGACGCCGAGTGTGGTCACGCAGCATGATGTCAGAGGCGCAGATGTCCATAGCGACGTTCGCCAGACGGTTGAGCTCGGTGACGAGCATGTCGTCGAGCACCTCGCGTTTCGCGCGGTCAAGTTCGGCGGGGAAGGACATCTTCGACTCGTCGTCGGAGCACATGCGCTCGTAGAGGGTGCTCAGCGGCACCAATCCGGCTGGGTCGATGAACAGCCCGTCGACGCGCAGCAGGGAGTCGTATCCCGTCGTGCCGGCACACGGCAGTTCGGGGGACAGGGTTTCGGATGGTTCGAGAATCTTCTCGACGACGACCCACGCACCTTCGGTGGCCTGCTGCAGGTCTGCCAGATACTTGCGCGGATTGGCCAAGCCGTCCGGGTGGTCGATGCGGAACCCGTCAATGAGTCCTTCACGGTAGAGCTGCAGCAACTTGGCGTGGGAGGCTGTGAAGACATCGTCATCCTCGACACGGATGGCCGCCAGGGTGTCGACGTTGAAGAAGCGGCGATAGTTGAGTTCTTCGCTGGCGACCTTCCAGTACGCCAGCCGGTACCACTGCTGGTCGAGCAGCTCGGCCAGCGGCAAGGACTCGGTGCCTGGACGCACGGGAAAGACATGATCGTGATAGACGACGACATGCTCGGCGTGGGTAGTGCCGTCCTGGTCGGTGATGTCTCTGGTCTCGACGTGGATGGTGCCGGCTGTGAGCTCGGTGCCGATGCGATCACCGAGGACGGCCATGAGGATCGACAGGGAGGTCGAGACGTCGACGTCGAACCAGGACGCATACGGGGACGACGGGCCGTCGCGCAGCACACTCCACAACGGATAGTTGCGCCACAACGGCGTCGGGACCGCCATGTGGTTGGGGACGACGTCGACGACGATGCCCAATCCGGCGTCGTGGGCTGTGGTGCACAGGCGACGAAAATCGTCCTCACCACCGCATTCCTGTGAGATCCGGGTGTGGTCCACGACGTCGTAGCCGTGGGTGGACCCCGGCGCTGCCTGCAGAATGGGGGAGCAGAACAGGTGGCTCACGCCGAGGCTAGCGAGATAGTCGAGCTGAGCGATGGCGTCAGCGAAGGTGAAATCCTTGTTGAATTGCAGACGGTACGTTGAGGCGGGCGCGGCGGACGGGGTCTCGGAAGTCGTCACGTCACTTACTGTATGGGGGTCTTCTGACAAGTTCGAGACCCTCGATGTTCCGGGCTGTGTCCTGCGCGGTGTTGAAACCCGAGTCAAGTGAGGTGTTCAGAGGCCCACAACCAGGCTCGCAGCCGGCTCGCCCTCTCACGCTGGAACTGGCGCAATTGCGGCATTCCGGCAGGGTCAGGCTTGCGGGATTCGAACTCTGAAATCCCCAGGACGGCAACGAGGAGGTCGACGATGGGTTCAGTGGCCGGTTCGCCATGAGTGGACGGGGAGAACTCAGCCGCGACGCGCTTCACGAGGTCGTCGGCTCGATTCCATCGCGGTGCGTCGAGTGGGTCAGTGTGAATGATGTCGATGATGAGTCCTGCGGCATCGACCCATGTCGGTCCGACCACGGCGTGGGACCAGTCGACGAGGAAAGCCGCTTCGTTGCACAGCAGGACGTTGTCGGAACGGACGGAGCCATGAACGATGGTGTCGCCAGATGCGTGATAGGAGAGCCTTTCGACTCGTCCGGCAAGGTCTGGCATCCGCTCTGTGATCCACGGATCAAGATCAGCCGGAGGGGTGTCCGTGAAGGTGTCCCACACCGACAAGTAGTTCTGGATCCGTGCGGAGAACGGCTCCCACTGCTCATGGAAACCAGCTGTCGACTCGGCCAGACGAGACAGGGCGGCCAATGTAGTGGTGATGTCCTCGTCGGACCAGGGCAGCTCAGGATGAGTTCCTTGGATGTCAGAGGTCACGATGCCCGCCCAACCGTCAACATCGATGGTGCCCAATAGCTGCGGAGCAGGGGCAGCTTCGGGCAGGAAGGACATTACGGTGGCCTCGCGACGATTGAGGTCGGGGATGTTGTTGTTGATGCTGGGGTGACTGACCTTGACGAAGGCGTGGGTGCCGTCAGCGGTGACGACGCGAGAAGCCAGACCCGGGGTGGTGCCGTGTGTCTGGACGGCGTCGACGGAGACTGGGGACCCTAATATTTCAGCGACTCTGTGGTGAACCGAATCGGGCAGTTCATCCCAACGAACTCGTGACGGTTTCATGGACGCCTCCTCGTGGCCTTGATCACAATTTTAGGTCACGGCGGCGTCACAATGCGGTGGCAATCACGGTGAGGAACGAGGTTTGTGCCACTCGTGGTGGCAGGTCAGCCGCGGCGACGCCGAATGAGCAGGTGCAGGGTGTGGCTGGTGGGTGGGGATGATCGCGGTGGTGTGGGTGGGTTGTGGGTTAGTGTGTTTGGGCTTGTGTGGGGGGTTGGATGAGGGTGTTGAGGTGGGCCAGGGCGTCGGGGTGTGTGGCGTAGTAGGTGGTGTGGTTGTCGTAGATGGTGGTCGCGAAGATGTTGCGCCAGTGTTGGGCCCAGTCGGGCCAGTCGGGGTGGTCGGGTGAGCCTTCGGGTAGGTCGATGGGTCGGGTGTGCAGTGTGGTGAGGAGGTGGAGTAGTGCCCGGTCGATGTCGTGGGCCATGTGGTTGATGCGTACGTGGTGTCCTGAGGTGTCGGTGATGAGGTAGCAGTTGGGTGTGATGTCCAGTTTGGTGATGTGGTGGGCGTCGATGGTGCGGCGGAGAGGGCCGATGCGGACGCCGATGGTGTCGTTGTCGATGTGGGTTCGATATAGCAGGCGGTAGAAGATCATGATGTAGCCGGGCAGGGTGACGGATAGTTGGCAGCAGATTGTGAGGATGGGATGGCTGATGGGTTTGGTAACGAAGTGCCATAAGAAGGGGGTGGTGATGATGGCGATGATGAGTCCCCATTTCAGCCATTTTCGTGAGGGGCGCAGGTGTTGGGGGCTGGCGGGGTCTTGAGCTGAGGTGTCATCAGGGGTGGGAGTGCCAGGCTGGCCCCAGGATTGCGAGGCCCATGGGTGGGAGAAGGTGAGGGGTTCGGCGGTCATAGTGATCTTTTCTATGCAAGGCGGAGAGCCTGCTGTGTGACGAATCTGTTAATTATCGTAGTGGTCGGGTGGGCTGATGAGGGTGTTGAGGTGTGCGAGGTGTTGGGGGTGGGTGTCGTAGAAGTCGTAGTGGTCGAGCCATAGGTCGCCGGAGAGCATGTTGCGCCAGTGTTGGGCTTGTTGTTCCCAGTTGGGGTCGGTGGTGTCAGCTCCGTTGAGGCGGAATTTGTGGTGGTGGAGTTCTTCGAGGAGGCGTATGTAGAGTGGGGCGTAATCGTATTTGTGGTAGTAGATTTTGATTTTGGTTTTTCCGGCCCAGATATCGTATCGATCCATGTTGAAGTTGAGTCGGGTGATGTCGGCGAATCGGATTTCGCGGTAGAAGGGGCCGAATCGGGCCCAGACTTTGTCGTGGTCGACGCCGTATCGGCGGAATGTGGCGTCGCCGAGAATCCAGAAGACTACCCCGAGGAAAAACGCAATCACGATCCACCCGTACACGATGTTGTTGATACCCTCGGAGGGGTCGGTGTCGAGGGCCATTGGCAGTCCGGTCCCTGTCGCCAGAGCTCCGATGGGTAGGAATATTGGTATCATGCCTCTGGCTTGGGATAGTACGCGTGGCTCGTAGGGATTTGATCCCATGACGCGTAGGGCTTCTTGGACTCGTTCTGAGCCTTCAAGCAGTTTTATGGGCGGCTTGTCCATATCTGCGGATAGGTAGCGTGGTTCGATACTCATGTCATCGACTCCGGGGGTGTCGGTGGCAGGCTGGTGGTGGCCGCGTTTCTGCGGTTTCATGCTGGTTGGCCTGGTTGTTCGTCGTCGTAGTGGTCGGGTGGGCTGATGAGGGTGTTGAGGTGTGCGAGGTGTTGGGGGTGGGTGTCGTAGAAGTCGCGGTGGTCGAGCCATAGGTCGCCGGAGAGGAAGTTGCGCCAGTGTTGGGCTTGTTGTTCCCAGTTGGGGTCGGTGATGTCAGCTCCGTTGAGGCGGAATTTGTGGTGGTGGAGTTCTTCGAGGAGGCGTATGTAGAGTGGGGCGTAATCGTATTTGTGGTAGTAGATTTTGATTTTGGTTTTTCCGGCCCAGATATCGTATCGATCCGTGCTGAAGTTGAAGCAGGTGATGTCGGCGAATCGGATTTCGCGGTAGAAGGGGCCGAATCGGGCCCACACTTTGTCATGATCGACGCCGTATCGGCGGAATGTGGCGTCGCCGAGAATCCAGAAGACTACCCCGAGGAAAAACGCGACCCCGATCCACCCGTACACGATGTTGTTGATACCCTCGGAGGGGTCGGTGTCGAGGGCCATTGACGGCTCTGCCCAAGTGAGCCCCGCTGCAAAGGGTAGGAATATTGGTATCATGCCTCTGGCTTGGGATAGTACGCGTGGCTCGTAGGGATTTGATCCCATGACGCGTAGGGCTTCTTGGACTCGTTCTGAGCCTTCAACCAGCACTCTTATGGGCGGGTTGTCCATGTCTGCGGATAGGTAGCGTGGTTCGATACTCATGTCATCGACTCCGGGGGTGTCGGTGGCAGGCTGGTGGTGGCCGCGTTTCTGCGGTTTCATGCTGGTTGGCCTGGTTGTTCGTCGTCGTAGTGGTCGGGTGGGCCGATGAGGGCGTTGAGGTGTGCGAGGTGTTGGGGGTGGGTGTCGTAGAAGTCGCGGTGGTCGAGCCATACGTCGGCGGAGAGGAAGTTGCGCCAGGTTTGGGCTTCTTTTTCCCAGTTGGGGTCGGTGATGTCGGCTTCGGGGAGGTGGATTTTGCGGTGGTGGAGTTCCTCGAGGAGGCGTATGTAAAAAAGGGCGTAATCGAATCGGTCGTATCCGATATTAATTTTGGTTTTCCCGGCCCAGATATTGTAGTGCTCTATGCCGGTACTGAGTCGTGTGATGTCGGCGAATCGGATTTCGCGGTAGAAGGGGCCGAATCGGGCCCACACTTTGTCATGATCGACGCCCGGGCGCAGCCAGAGGCCTTGGGATAGGGGTATGTATGTTGAGGCGAGGGCCCCAAGGATAACGACCCATCCGGATAGGCCGTCTCTAAAGCCGTCGCTGTTGTCAAGTATTATCGGGATTCCGCACGATGTCATCAGAGCCGCCAGGGGTAGCCATACGGGGAGCATGAGATAGGCCAGGGAGAAGGCTCGGGGGTGGTGTGGATCGCGGCTCATGCGTCGTTCCATGCGGGCGATGCCGTAGACGCCTTTTTCGTTGTATTGCCGGGGCGGGTCGTCCATGTCCGCTGCGAGGTAGCGGGGTTCTGCAAGGTAGACGAGTTCAGTGCTCATATCATCGGCCTCTGTGGTGTAGGTGGGGGGCGGTCCAGTTCTCGACGTGCACTCCGGGGAATCCGGCATGGATGGATTCCCCGGTTGTGTCGGCGCCATTCTGGACGATGTTGTCGGGGGTGAACTTGTTCTCGCGCTCGGCTGATTAGCAACCGGATCAGAAATATATTCTGCACTGGAGCCTACTGGTTGCGCCACAAGGTCTCTAGCGAATTCATTATAAGTGTTTTCCGGCACGGCTCGCCAGGTATCATGACGCCAGTCGGCGCGGAATACGAAGCAGGGCTGGCCAACACCGGATCGGGTGCAGCTACCGTCATAGCAGTGCAACTGCAAGCAGCGAAAACGGCTGCGCCTCGGCGCCAGCGGTGAAATCGTCGCATGGTCGTGTCCTCCTTGGGTCACCCAACTTTTCAGATGCACCCGTGGTGTCCTTGACCCTGTTGGGGTGTAGGTTACATGCCAGATTCTAGTGGACGATCGACGTCAGCTGGGTCGGATGTGTGCCACGTTCTTGTAGGAGTGTGTTGAATGTCTCGGGTGTTGTCTACTGATGAGGCTAAGGATGCTATTCGCCAGATTCA
The genomic region above belongs to Cutibacterium equinum and contains:
- the treY gene encoding malto-oligosyltrehalose synthase, with translation MTTSETPSAAPASTYRLQFNKDFTFADAIAQLDYLASLGVSHLFCSPILQAAPGSTHGYDVVDHTRISQECGGEDDFRRLCTTAHDAGLGIVVDVVPNHMAVPTPLWRNYPLWSVLRDGPSSPYASWFDVDVSTSLSILMAVLGDRIGTELTAGTIHVETRDITDQDGTTHAEHVVVYHDHVFPVRPGTESLPLAELLDQQWYRLAYWKVASEELNYRRFFNVDTLAAIRVEDDDVFTASHAKLLQLYREGLIDGFRIDHPDGLANPRKYLADLQQATEGAWVVVEKILEPSETLSPELPCAGTTGYDSLLRVDGLFIDPAGLVPLSTLYERMCSDDESKMSFPAELDRAKREVLDDMLVTELNRLANVAMDICASDIMLRDHTRRQVTRVITELLIAMSRYRAYLEPGRAPGPGEVKVIEDAANLARQELPDEEHDTLELVVDMVCGRLGPSTDPVVQASRDEFMVRFAQTCGPVMAKAKEDTAFYRYTRFTAVNEVGCDPEIAGISVDDFHDFASNLNQTHPTTMTTLSTHDTKRSTDVRARLACLTEFPHEWDHTVAAVETATADQRSELLDGATINLLWQTLAGTWRLPGTAAGASPISEDRLVAYLTKAVREAKSHTTWTDPDGDYESALMDLARFCLSDESVSEALDTFTETTRTAVRAAILGRALVQLTMPGVPDTYQGCEIVDLSLVDPDNRRPVDHDRSARLLQAVTSDGVAGVADEDRLDAEKLLVVHEALDVRRGHADAFRGEHASYRPVATTTGHAVAFARGIDDDPPVAITVATRLAGALEGRGGWADHQIVLPEGSFTDAITGKTIDGGMVKLADLLDEMPVALLVG
- a CDS encoding phosphotransferase gives rise to the protein MKPSRVRWDELPDSVHHRVAEILGSPVSVDAVQTHGTTPGLASRVVTADGTHAFVKVSHPSINNNIPDLNRREATVMSFLPEAAPAPQLLGTIDVDGWAGIVTSDIQGTHPELPWSDEDITTTLAALSRLAESTAGFHEQWEPFSARIQNYLSVWDTFTDTPPADLDPWITERMPDLAGRVERLSYHASGDTIVHGSVRSDNVLLCNEAAFLVDWSHAVVGPTWVDAAGLIIDIIHTDPLDAPRWNRADDLVKRVAAEFSPSTHGEPATEPIVDLLVAVLGISEFESRKPDPAGMPQLRQFQRERASRLRAWLWASEHLT
- a CDS encoding sugar transferase, whose amino-acid sequence is MIDVMTESTPPTTAMKRRGTPPRSRPQHHLRQYRTRIIVADIIVIGLVLVIAVRARTSMTVFRAASDVESNVIPLAGIIAAAWLAIMGARGAYSSKYLDAGMSQYRAVLDGSAITGASLGVLAYLFMYPLSRGFYSLLFLFGIPALLVERFAMRRWLHHERRRGKFRRNVIIAGDCAHIDDLAKILQRERWLGYDVIGVLTRGQESCQVVSVPVLGEPTDVVAVAQHTKASAVIFAEGSFSRAYQFNRLARALEGLGTELIVVPALSDISSQRMMIRPVAGMPLVHIEKPRAERAGGWFKRGFDIIGSFLLLILASPILLIAAILIKHEDGGPVFYKQRRVGRKGEIFECYKLRSMVVNADEIKAKMLADKNESDGVLFKIKDDPRITKCGKFHRRYSIDEIPQFYNVLRGDMSLVGPRPALENEVAAYESHVRRRLDVRPGITGLWQVSGRSDLSWEDTVRLDLYYVDNWSILQDASILVKTFRAVFTSSGAY
- the treZ gene encoding malto-oligosyltrehalose trehalohydrolase, yielding MTNQLTVWAPAATKVQTLLDRQLFDMTRDGEWWTLPQPVEDGQRYQFVLDDGDPLPDPRSRYQPEGVHGPSQVYTPHTPAPWQGMDLKGRVLYEMHIGTFTEQGTFASAIDHLDDLVELGVEAVEVMPVAQIPGTRGWGYDGVDLYATQNTYGGPAAFQRFIDAAHSKGLGVILDVVYNHLGPEGNYLASFGPYFNHDHATPWGDAVNFDGDDNKPVRQFVIDNAHQWLVEYGVDGLRLDAVHALVDDSDTHILAELSTSVAQWSQEVSRPLTLIAESDLNNADMVTPVGATQGARGMTMQWDDDIHHCLHAFFTGETHGYYCDFGSAETLVKAFTKVFVHDGGWSSFRGQNWGAPVDVHSSHYDAASFISFIQDHDQVGNRATGDRLGHNGADPHLQAAAAALYLLGPFTPMIFMGEEWAASTPFPFFSDLGLELGPTVTTGRRQEFAKMGWQGEFPDPQSRDTFESAKLNWAERSEHDHADMLDWYQRLLDIRSSLPGLKDTSLTSTTMEVLSPDAVVMRRPGVTVITNRGDDPVTVSDLPSNPSSTLVRGHQEIMGDSVTLTCPGCVVVVA